From the genome of Parafrankia discariae, one region includes:
- the dcd gene encoding dCTP deaminase, whose product MLLSDRDIRAEITAGRVRLEPYDAGLIQPSSVDLRLDRAFRVFQNHRYSHIDPAVEQEDLTELVAPEGDEPFVLHPGEFVLGSTLEVVTLPEDLAGRLEGKSSLGRLGLLTHSTAGFIDPGFSGHVTLELSNVATLPIKLWPGMKIGQLCLFRLSTPAEHPYGSAIYGSRYQGQRGPTPSRAYRDFTRAAVPEIPNGSPGA is encoded by the coding sequence GTGCTGCTGTCCGACCGGGATATCCGGGCCGAGATCACCGCCGGTCGCGTCCGACTCGAACCCTACGACGCTGGGCTGATCCAGCCGTCCAGCGTGGATCTGCGGCTCGACCGCGCGTTCCGGGTGTTCCAGAACCACCGGTACAGCCACATCGACCCGGCGGTGGAGCAGGAGGATCTCACCGAGCTCGTGGCGCCCGAGGGCGACGAGCCGTTCGTCCTGCACCCGGGCGAGTTCGTGCTCGGGTCGACGCTGGAGGTCGTGACGCTGCCGGAGGATCTCGCCGGCCGGCTCGAGGGCAAGTCGAGCCTGGGCCGGCTGGGACTGCTGACCCATTCGACCGCCGGGTTCATCGACCCGGGCTTCTCCGGCCATGTGACGCTGGAGCTGTCGAACGTCGCGACGCTGCCCATCAAGCTGTGGCCGGGGATGAAGATCGGCCAGCTCTGCCTGTTCCGGCTGTCGACGCCGGCCGAGCATCCCTACGGCTCGGCGATCTACGGCTCCCGTTATCAGGGCCAGCGCGGGCCCACGCCGTCCCGGGCCTACCGCGACTTCACCCGGGCGGCGGTTCCGGAGATTCCGAACGGCTCGCCCGGCGCCTGA
- a CDS encoding FKBP-type peptidyl-prolyl cis-trans isomerase — MGVSIESLSPGDGKTFPKKGDRVTMHYVGTLRDGKKFDSSRDRGAPFVTEIGVGRVIRGWDEGVPQLSLGEKAVLTITPDYGYGPGGFPPVIPPNSDLVFEVELLAIN, encoded by the coding sequence ATGGGCGTTTCGATTGAAAGCCTCTCACCGGGAGACGGCAAGACTTTCCCCAAGAAGGGGGACCGGGTGACGATGCACTATGTCGGCACCCTGCGTGACGGCAAGAAGTTCGACTCGTCCCGGGACCGGGGCGCGCCGTTCGTCACGGAGATCGGTGTCGGCCGGGTCATCAGGGGATGGGACGAGGGGGTCCCGCAGCTTTCCCTCGGGGAGAAGGCCGTGCTCACCATCACGCCCGACTACGGGTACGGCCCCGGCGGTTTCCCGCCCGTCATCCCGCCGAACTCCGACCTGGTCTTCGAGGTGGAGCTGCTCGCCATCAACTGA
- a CDS encoding serine/threonine-protein kinase has protein sequence MRSTPPRTAGSGPHTPPSGGQPPWSADLTSEDLTSEVSGRRGTSAHGTSGSRAWDTVFTPLTAHDPEEISGYPLRARIGEGGMGAVYLSHTPGGRPLAVKVVRPEFAADPDFRARFAKEVAIAQRVQGPYTVPVIDADPDAVRPWIATAYVPAPSLAIAVARTGALPATTVLMLIAGVAEALQSIHRVGVIHRDLKPGNVILAADGPRVIDFGVARALDAATAAMTQTGARLGTPAFMAPEQVRGAQLDRSGDVFALGATAYYAMTGRPPFGVDAAVFHRIEHQQPDWDDCPPQVRDVLARCLEKDPARRPTPTELIELCRLITPLGQLASGEQPATGEGWLPPTVAAEVTRYHLAPLPIPPPAPGPDPALTEPPTAAPAGAGGAAGTGGAPRRPGHGRRPWLVGAIGAVAFVVVCALAALLLTRSGEPSPAAPMVASAVDGPTADPARPPSEPKAGIPGQVVPGQVVPGPGLPGPGAPPGGPGAGSPGSPPTAAGSPAAPLAPPPAATTPRATAPQAPAPTPKAAPSSTAVSGCPGSPGHGYNGDGYGVLTEATALRSGPYAACGAVANLAKSKKVWLHCSVVNGHNNLWWWARLDGSTTAGWIYDGDLELSYVDDNDDGRTRIYSCDGTYVNR, from the coding sequence ATGCGCAGCACGCCACCGAGGACGGCGGGAAGCGGCCCGCACACGCCGCCATCCGGTGGCCAACCGCCGTGGTCCGCAGACCTCACCTCCGAAGACCTCACCTCCGAGGTGTCGGGACGCCGCGGCACGTCGGCACACGGCACGTCCGGCAGCCGCGCCTGGGACACCGTCTTCACCCCGCTGACCGCGCACGACCCGGAGGAGATCAGCGGCTACCCGCTGCGGGCCCGGATCGGCGAGGGCGGCATGGGCGCCGTCTATCTCTCGCACACCCCCGGCGGACGTCCACTCGCGGTCAAGGTGGTCCGCCCGGAGTTCGCCGCCGATCCGGACTTCCGGGCCCGGTTCGCGAAAGAGGTCGCGATCGCGCAGCGGGTACAGGGCCCGTACACGGTCCCGGTCATCGACGCCGATCCCGACGCGGTGCGCCCGTGGATCGCCACGGCCTACGTCCCGGCCCCGTCACTCGCGATAGCCGTGGCACGGACGGGCGCTCTGCCCGCCACGACCGTCCTGATGCTGATCGCCGGTGTCGCGGAGGCCCTGCAGTCCATTCACCGGGTCGGGGTGATCCACCGCGACCTGAAACCGGGGAACGTCATCCTCGCGGCCGACGGCCCGCGCGTCATCGACTTCGGCGTCGCGCGCGCCCTCGACGCCGCGACGGCCGCGATGACCCAGACCGGGGCACGCCTCGGGACACCGGCCTTCATGGCCCCCGAGCAGGTTCGCGGCGCGCAGCTCGACCGGTCCGGTGACGTCTTCGCCCTCGGGGCCACCGCCTATTACGCCATGACCGGCCGCCCGCCGTTCGGCGTCGACGCCGCCGTCTTCCACCGCATCGAGCACCAGCAGCCCGACTGGGACGACTGCCCGCCGCAGGTTCGCGACGTCCTGGCCCGCTGCCTGGAGAAGGACCCGGCGCGCCGGCCGACCCCCACCGAGCTGATCGAGCTGTGCCGGCTGATCACCCCGCTCGGCCAGCTCGCCTCCGGCGAGCAACCGGCGACCGGCGAGGGGTGGCTGCCACCGACCGTCGCCGCCGAGGTTACCCGCTACCACCTCGCCCCGCTGCCCATCCCGCCGCCGGCTCCCGGCCCGGACCCGGCCCTCACCGAACCGCCCACCGCCGCCCCTGCCGGCGCCGGCGGCGCCGCGGGGACCGGCGGGGCGCCGCGCCGGCCCGGCCACGGCCGCCGTCCCTGGCTGGTCGGCGCGATCGGCGCGGTGGCGTTCGTCGTGGTCTGCGCGCTCGCCGCCCTGCTGCTCACCCGCTCCGGCGAGCCGTCGCCCGCCGCGCCCATGGTCGCCTCGGCCGTGGACGGGCCCACCGCGGACCCGGCCAGACCACCCTCCGAGCCGAAGGCGGGCATCCCCGGTCAGGTCGTGCCCGGCCAGGTCGTGCCGGGGCCGGGCCTGCCCGGTCCCGGTGCCCCACCGGGTGGGCCGGGAGCCGGCTCGCCTGGTTCACCGCCCACGGCTGCGGGCAGCCCCGCGGCTCCCCTCGCCCCACCGCCGGCCGCGACCACGCCGAGAGCGACCGCGCCGCAGGCACCCGCCCCCACGCCGAAAGCAGCACCGTCCAGCACGGCCGTGAGCGGATGCCCCGGCAGCCCGGGCCACGGCTACAACGGCGACGGATACGGCGTCCTGACCGAGGCCACCGCGCTGCGCAGCGGGCCGTACGCGGCATGCGGCGCGGTCGCGAACCTGGCCAAGAGCAAGAAGGTCTGGCTGCACTGCAGCGTCGTCAACGGCCACAACAACCTGTGGTGGTGGGCGCGCCTGGACGGCTCCACCACCGCCGGCTGGATCTACGACGGAGACCTCGAACTCAGCTACGTCGACGACAACGACGACGGCAGGACACGGATCTACAGCTGCGACGGGACGTACGTCAACCGCTGA
- a CDS encoding glycoside hydrolase family 65 protein → MIGRPTYPIEAWSLTEHGLDLDDLARSESLFSLSNGHVGMRGNLDEGDPHGLPGTYLNSVHELRPLPYAEAGYGYPESGQTVINVTNGKVVRLLVDDEPFDVRYGDLLAHTRTIDFRDGVLRREADWVSPAGQRVRIRTQRLISFSQRSAAAIHYEIEPVGDTARVVIQSELVANEQLPGRKGDPRAAAVLESPLISERHRARETMVELVHRTRHSDIRVAAAMDHIFAGPRSLGVTSESEPDTGWVTATAVLKPGETLRMVKFLAYGWSEQRSLPALRDQATAALVAARQTGWDGLVAEQRAYLADFWHRSDVEVDGDAEVQQAVRFALFHVLQAGARAERRAIPAKGLTGPGYDGHAFWDTESYVLPVLTYTAPAAAADALRWRHSILPLARERAQLLNLDGAAYPWRTIHGEECSGYWPAGTAAYHVNADIADAVLRYLWATEDEQFELEVGLEILIETARLWRSLGHHDLSGRFRIDGVTGPDEYSALADNNVYTNLMAQRNLIGAADAVRRHPEHARALGVDAETAASWRDAAEDMFIPFDRRLGVHPQSEGFTEHQVWDFEQTRPEQYPLLLHFTYFDLYRKQVVKQADLVLAMQRRGDAFTAEQKARNFAYYEALTVRDSSLSACCQAVLAAECGHMSLAHDYLREAAFMDLKDIEHNTGDGLHMASLAGSWIALVEGFGGLRDTGELLSFSPRLPEGLSRLAFGLRVRSRQLRVEVIDSSATYTVLEGEAITILHHGEKVRVTPDQPSKLDVPPIPAQERPTQPAGREPLRFLRHGNGTEVTRAVDTHPVDG, encoded by the coding sequence GTGATCGGCCGGCCCACCTACCCCATCGAGGCCTGGTCGCTGACCGAGCACGGGCTCGACCTCGACGACCTGGCCCGCTCAGAGTCGCTGTTCTCGCTGTCCAACGGGCATGTGGGCATGCGCGGCAACCTCGACGAAGGTGATCCGCACGGGCTGCCCGGCACCTACCTGAACTCCGTCCACGAGCTGCGGCCGCTGCCGTACGCCGAGGCGGGCTACGGCTACCCCGAGTCCGGGCAGACGGTCATCAACGTCACCAACGGCAAGGTCGTCCGCCTGCTGGTCGACGACGAGCCGTTCGACGTCCGCTACGGGGATCTTCTCGCGCACACCCGCACGATCGACTTCCGGGACGGGGTGCTGCGCCGGGAGGCCGACTGGGTCTCCCCGGCCGGGCAGCGGGTCAGGATTCGCACCCAGCGTCTCATCTCCTTCTCCCAGCGCTCCGCCGCCGCGATCCACTACGAGATCGAACCGGTCGGCGACACCGCGCGGGTCGTCATCCAGTCCGAGCTGGTCGCCAACGAGCAACTTCCGGGGCGCAAGGGCGACCCGCGCGCCGCCGCCGTCCTGGAGTCGCCGCTCATCTCCGAACGGCACCGCGCCCGCGAGACCATGGTCGAGCTCGTCCACCGCACCCGGCACAGCGACATCCGGGTCGCCGCGGCGATGGACCACATCTTCGCCGGCCCGCGCTCGCTCGGCGTCACCTCGGAGAGCGAGCCCGACACCGGCTGGGTCACCGCGACGGCCGTCCTCAAACCGGGCGAGACCCTGCGGATGGTCAAGTTCCTCGCCTACGGCTGGTCCGAGCAGCGTTCCCTGCCGGCGCTGCGCGACCAGGCCACCGCCGCCCTCGTCGCCGCCCGCCAGACCGGCTGGGACGGCCTCGTCGCCGAACAGCGCGCGTACCTGGCGGACTTCTGGCACCGGTCCGACGTCGAGGTCGACGGGGACGCCGAGGTGCAGCAGGCCGTCCGGTTCGCGCTCTTCCACGTCCTGCAGGCCGGCGCGCGGGCCGAGCGCCGGGCCATCCCCGCGAAGGGGCTCACCGGCCCCGGATACGACGGCCACGCCTTCTGGGACACCGAGAGCTACGTCCTGCCCGTCCTCACCTACACCGCGCCGGCCGCCGCCGCCGACGCGCTGCGCTGGCGGCACTCGATCCTCCCGCTGGCCCGCGAACGCGCCCAGCTGCTCAACCTCGACGGCGCCGCCTACCCCTGGCGCACCATCCACGGCGAGGAGTGCTCCGGCTACTGGCCGGCCGGGACGGCCGCCTACCACGTCAACGCCGACATCGCCGACGCCGTCCTGCGCTACCTGTGGGCCACCGAGGACGAGCAGTTCGAGCTCGAGGTGGGCCTGGAGATCCTCATCGAGACGGCGCGGCTGTGGCGTTCGCTGGGCCACCACGACCTCTCCGGCCGCTTCCGCATCGACGGGGTGACCGGCCCGGACGAGTACTCCGCGCTCGCCGACAACAACGTCTACACCAACCTGATGGCCCAGCGGAACCTCATCGGGGCCGCCGACGCCGTCCGGCGCCATCCCGAACACGCCCGGGCCCTCGGGGTCGACGCGGAGACCGCGGCGAGCTGGCGCGACGCCGCCGAGGACATGTTCATCCCGTTCGACAGACGCCTCGGGGTCCACCCGCAGTCCGAGGGATTCACCGAGCACCAGGTGTGGGACTTCGAACAGACCAGGCCGGAGCAGTACCCGCTGCTGCTGCACTTCACCTACTTCGACCTCTACCGCAAGCAGGTCGTGAAACAGGCCGACCTGGTACTGGCGATGCAGCGCCGCGGCGACGCGTTCACCGCCGAGCAGAAGGCCCGCAACTTCGCCTACTACGAGGCGCTCACCGTCCGCGACTCCTCGTTGTCCGCCTGCTGCCAGGCGGTGCTGGCGGCCGAATGCGGGCACATGTCCCTCGCGCACGACTACCTGCGCGAAGCCGCCTTCATGGACCTGAAGGACATCGAGCACAACACCGGCGACGGCCTGCACATGGCCTCGCTGGCCGGCAGCTGGATCGCGCTCGTCGAGGGCTTCGGCGGGCTGCGCGACACCGGTGAGCTGCTCTCCTTCAGCCCCCGCCTGCCCGAGGGCCTCAGCCGGCTCGCCTTCGGCCTACGGGTACGCTCCCGCCAGCTGCGCGTCGAGGTGATCGACTCCTCCGCCACGTACACCGTGCTCGAAGGCGAGGCGATCACGATCCTGCACCACGGCGAGAAGGTCCGCGTCACCCCCGACCAGCCCAGCAAGCTGGACGTCCCGCCGATACCGGCCCAGGAACGCCCGACGCAGCCCGCCGGCCGGGAGCCGCTGCGGTTCCTGCGCCACGGCAACGGCACCGAGGTCACCAGGGCGGTCGACACCCACCCCGTCGACGGGTGA
- a CDS encoding WD40 repeat domain-containing protein, producing MTASKDTTLRLWDVTDVANPRPLGEPLTGHRSTVWSVAIFGNLLASGSFDETVRLWNITDRDHPIPVGQPLPASWVQTLAFSNDGHTLASAGKDGKIRLWDVADLPAAGP from the coding sequence GTGACCGCCAGCAAGGACACCACGCTGCGGCTGTGGGACGTGACCGACGTAGCCAACCCGCGCCCGCTCGGCGAACCGCTGACCGGCCACCGCAGCACCGTGTGGTCGGTGGCGATCTTCGGGAACCTGCTGGCCAGCGGCAGCTTCGACGAGACAGTACGGCTATGGAACATAACCGACCGCGACCATCCCATCCCGGTGGGCCAGCCCCTGCCAGCCAGCTGGGTGCAGACCCTGGCCTTCTCGAATGACGGACACACGCTTGCCAGCGCTGGCAAGGACGGCAAAATTCGGCTCTGGGACGTCGCCGACCTGCCCGCCGCCGGACCGTGA
- a CDS encoding (Fe-S)-binding protein, which translates to MRIAIGLAITLIALAVAGRRVFWLTRLIRSGQPAQGRLDDLPTRIWTEISEVGGQRKLLKWSVPGLAHFFTFWGFTVLGLTIVEAYGALFDHDFHIPLFGHWAIIGFLEDFFAVAVLAGLVTFTVIRLRNAPARLDRKSRFYGSHTGPAWVILGMITLVIVTLLITRGAQFNAGTHPQGDTKWAFASWLVSLPLDVFSEHTNEHIETVFLLLNIAIIQGFLVLVVYSKHLHIGLAPINVILKREPVALGPLGTTPDIEKLMEEDEPIVGVGKVEDFSWKAMLDFSTCTECGRCQSQCPAWNTGKPLSPKLLIMDLRDHLFAKAPYLLAPKKAEDGEGGEETTKAATGASEDGSSKHTVHHVPESGFGRVPEPGQPQVDRPLVGTAEEGGVIDPDVLWSCTNCGACVEQCPVDIEHVDHIVDMRRYQVMIESAFPSEAGVMLRNLENNGNPWGVSPRSRTEWTEGLPFEVRILDEGERIPDEVEYLYWVGCAGAIEDRAKKVARSFAELLHTAGVEFAILGSQESCTGDPARRLGNEYLYQEMAKANIELLNETGVKKIVATCPHCFNSLAREYSSLGGTFEVVHHTQLLGKLVEERKLVPITPIDSSVTYHDPCFLGRHNKVYTPPREILEAIPGIRGQEMHRCKERGFCCGAGGARMWMEEKIGKRVNVDRMEEALGLDPDVVSTACPFCIVMLSDAVTEKKLAGEAKESVEVLDVSQLLARSLVAPTPTPTAEPLSS; encoded by the coding sequence GTGAGAATCGCGATCGGTCTAGCGATCACGCTGATCGCTCTCGCGGTGGCCGGCCGCCGCGTCTTCTGGCTGACCAGGCTGATCAGGTCCGGTCAACCGGCGCAGGGCCGGCTCGACGACCTGCCGACCCGGATCTGGACCGAGATCAGTGAGGTCGGCGGCCAGCGCAAGCTGCTCAAGTGGTCGGTGCCCGGCCTGGCGCACTTCTTCACCTTCTGGGGCTTCACCGTCCTCGGCCTGACGATCGTCGAGGCGTACGGGGCCCTGTTCGACCACGACTTCCACATCCCGCTGTTCGGGCACTGGGCGATCATCGGGTTCCTCGAGGACTTCTTCGCCGTCGCCGTGCTCGCCGGACTGGTCACCTTCACCGTCATCCGGCTGCGCAACGCCCCGGCCCGGCTTGACCGCAAGTCCCGGTTCTACGGCTCCCACACCGGCCCGGCCTGGGTCATCCTCGGGATGATCACGCTGGTCATCGTGACCCTGCTGATCACCCGTGGCGCCCAGTTCAACGCGGGCACCCACCCGCAGGGCGACACCAAGTGGGCCTTCGCGTCCTGGCTGGTCAGCCTGCCGCTCGATGTCTTCTCGGAACACACCAACGAGCACATCGAGACGGTGTTCCTGCTCCTCAACATCGCGATCATCCAGGGCTTCCTGGTGCTGGTGGTCTACTCCAAGCACCTGCACATCGGCCTGGCGCCGATCAACGTCATCCTCAAGCGGGAGCCGGTCGCGCTCGGCCCGCTGGGCACCACGCCCGACATCGAGAAGCTGATGGAGGAGGACGAGCCGATCGTCGGGGTCGGCAAGGTCGAGGACTTCTCCTGGAAGGCCATGCTCGACTTCTCCACCTGCACCGAGTGCGGGCGGTGCCAGAGCCAGTGCCCGGCCTGGAACACCGGCAAGCCGCTGTCGCCCAAGCTCCTGATCATGGATCTTCGGGACCACCTCTTCGCGAAGGCTCCCTACCTGCTCGCGCCCAAGAAGGCCGAGGACGGCGAGGGCGGCGAGGAGACCACGAAGGCGGCCACCGGCGCGTCCGAGGACGGCTCCAGCAAGCACACCGTGCACCACGTGCCCGAGTCCGGGTTCGGCCGGGTGCCCGAGCCCGGCCAGCCCCAGGTGGACCGCCCGCTCGTCGGCACCGCCGAGGAGGGCGGGGTCATCGACCCCGACGTCCTGTGGTCGTGCACCAACTGCGGGGCCTGCGTCGAGCAGTGCCCGGTGGACATCGAGCACGTCGACCACATCGTCGACATGCGCCGCTACCAGGTCATGATCGAGTCGGCGTTCCCGTCCGAGGCCGGCGTGATGCTGCGCAACCTGGAGAACAACGGCAACCCGTGGGGCGTCTCGCCGCGCTCGCGCACCGAGTGGACCGAGGGCCTGCCGTTCGAGGTGCGCATCCTCGACGAGGGCGAGCGGATCCCGGACGAGGTCGAGTACCTCTACTGGGTCGGCTGCGCCGGCGCCATCGAGGACCGGGCCAAGAAGGTCGCGCGCTCGTTCGCCGAGCTGCTGCACACCGCCGGTGTCGAGTTCGCCATCCTCGGCAGCCAGGAGTCCTGCACCGGCGACCCGGCGCGCCGCCTCGGCAACGAGTACCTCTACCAGGAGATGGCGAAGGCCAACATCGAGCTGCTGAACGAGACGGGCGTCAAGAAGATCGTCGCGACCTGCCCGCACTGCTTCAACAGCCTCGCCCGGGAGTACTCCTCGCTCGGCGGGACGTTCGAGGTCGTCCACCACACCCAGCTGCTCGGCAAGCTGGTCGAGGAACGCAAGCTCGTCCCGATCACGCCGATCGACTCCTCGGTGACCTACCACGACCCGTGCTTCCTGGGCCGGCACAACAAGGTCTACACCCCGCCCCGGGAGATCCTGGAAGCCATCCCGGGTATCCGCGGCCAGGAGATGCACCGCTGCAAGGAACGCGGCTTCTGCTGCGGCGCCGGCGGCGCGCGGATGTGGATGGAGGAGAAGATCGGCAAGCGGGTCAACGTCGACCGCATGGAGGAGGCCCTCGGCCTCGATCCCGATGTGGTCTCGACCGCCTGCCCGTTCTGCATCGTGATGCTCTCCGACGCCGTCACCGAGAAGAAGCTCGCCGGCGAAGCGAAGGAGAGCGTCGAGGTGCTCGACGTCTCGCAGCTGCTCGCCCGGTCACTGGTCGCGCCGACGCCCACGCCGACGGCGGAGCCGTTGAGCAGTTGA
- a CDS encoding serine/threonine-protein kinase yields MMIDRARVAAALPGYELGDQIGAGAFGLVLAGWHRGLHRDVAVKVLSTRGHDRAAAGSATEARLLARFDHPHIIRVHDYVEADDLHLIVTEMMAGGTLTSHQADITQQSACAIGLAVAGALSYAHSQGVLHRDIKPDNMLFDTAGLLKVADFGIAKLLDGADAAVNTVIGTPLFMAPEQIAGARLGPATDLYALGLVLYLLLTGTAPFDPAPTPSRRRTRCPHR; encoded by the coding sequence ATGATGATTGACCGAGCGCGGGTGGCCGCGGCTCTGCCCGGCTACGAACTGGGCGACCAGATCGGCGCGGGCGCCTTCGGGCTGGTGCTGGCCGGCTGGCACCGCGGCCTGCACCGCGATGTCGCCGTCAAGGTGCTGTCGACCCGCGGTCACGACCGGGCGGCGGCCGGTTCCGCCACCGAGGCACGGCTGCTGGCCCGTTTCGACCATCCGCACATCATCCGGGTCCACGACTATGTCGAGGCCGACGATCTGCACCTGATCGTCACCGAGATGATGGCTGGCGGGACGCTGACCAGCCACCAGGCGGACATCACTCAGCAGAGCGCCTGCGCAATCGGCCTCGCGGTCGCCGGGGCCCTTTCCTATGCGCATTCCCAGGGTGTTCTGCACCGCGACATAAAACCCGACAACATGCTGTTCGACACTGCAGGATTGTTGAAGGTCGCCGATTTCGGGATCGCGAAGCTGCTGGACGGTGCGGATGCCGCCGTGAACACGGTGATCGGGACGCCGTTGTTCATGGCTCCCGAACAGATCGCGGGGGCCCGGCTGGGCCCGGCGACCGATCTGTACGCGCTCGGATTGGTGCTGTACCTGCTGCTGACCGGCACGGCGCCGTTCGACCCGGCCCCCACCCCATCCCGGCGACGGACGCGGTGCCCGCACCGGTGA
- a CDS encoding winged helix-turn-helix transcriptional regulator, giving the protein MPPDTPRSPVTPEPPDTARPPGAARPGRGYHCHVEVTVDVIGGKWTPVVLAHLKEHDRLRFAQLRRLIPDITEKMLAQRLRELEAIRIVDRIPVSTAPPHVEYALTAQGRSLGPVLQAMWEWGRDWAATNQLAVDPVRFHH; this is encoded by the coding sequence ATGCCCCCGGACACGCCCCGGTCCCCGGTAACGCCCGAACCCCCGGACACAGCACGGCCCCCGGGCGCGGCACGGCCCGGCCGCGGCTATCACTGCCACGTCGAGGTCACGGTCGACGTGATCGGCGGGAAGTGGACGCCGGTCGTCCTCGCACATCTGAAGGAACACGACCGGCTACGTTTCGCACAGCTACGCCGGCTGATCCCCGACATCACCGAGAAAATGCTGGCGCAGCGGCTGCGGGAACTCGAGGCGATCCGGATCGTCGACCGGATACCCGTCAGCACCGCGCCGCCGCACGTCGAGTACGCGCTGACGGCGCAGGGCCGGTCCCTGGGCCCGGTGCTGCAGGCGATGTGGGAGTGGGGCCGGGACTGGGCGGCCACGAACCAGCTCGCCGTCGATCCGGTCCGGTTCCACCACTGA
- a CDS encoding HAD family hydrolase, giving the protein MLGLPDHIEACLFDLDGVLTRTAAVHAAAWKEMFDDFLENWASRSGDPFVAFDIATDYADYVDGRPRADGVRAFLDSRGIHLPPGAPDDPPSGMTIQALATRKNILLLEKLKEMGVEVFPGSVRYLEELERAGVPRAVVSSSANCAEVVRAAGIEHLLLARVDGLVAEERGLAGKPAPDTFLAGAEALGVAPGAAAVFEDAIAGVQAGRAGGFGYVVGVDRVGHAEALRGNGADTVVEDLAELLDGRPTGRAPSGPAPSGPASAGGDA; this is encoded by the coding sequence ATGCTGGGGCTACCGGATCACATCGAGGCATGCCTGTTCGATCTGGACGGGGTACTGACCCGAACCGCCGCCGTCCACGCCGCGGCGTGGAAGGAGATGTTCGACGACTTCCTGGAGAACTGGGCGAGCCGGTCCGGTGACCCGTTCGTCGCCTTCGACATCGCCACCGACTACGCCGACTACGTGGACGGCCGCCCGCGCGCCGACGGCGTGCGCGCGTTCCTCGACTCCCGGGGCATCCACCTCCCACCCGGCGCGCCCGACGACCCGCCGTCCGGGATGACGATCCAGGCGCTCGCCACCCGGAAGAACATCCTGCTCTTGGAGAAACTGAAGGAGATGGGCGTGGAGGTGTTCCCCGGCTCCGTGCGCTACCTGGAGGAGCTGGAGCGGGCCGGCGTGCCGCGGGCGGTCGTGTCGTCCAGCGCGAACTGCGCCGAGGTGGTGCGGGCCGCCGGCATCGAGCACCTGCTGCTGGCCCGGGTCGACGGCCTGGTCGCCGAGGAGCGCGGCCTCGCCGGCAAGCCGGCCCCCGACACCTTCCTCGCCGGCGCCGAGGCACTGGGGGTGGCTCCCGGCGCCGCCGCCGTCTTCGAGGACGCCATCGCCGGCGTCCAGGCGGGGCGGGCCGGCGGCTTCGGCTACGTGGTGGGCGTCGACCGGGTCGGCCACGCCGAGGCGCTGCGCGGCAACGGCGCCGACACGGTCGTCGAGGACCTCGCCGAACTGCTCGACGGACGTCCGACCGGTCGGGCTCCGAGCGGCCCGGCTCCGAGCGGCCCGGCCTCCGCCGGGGGCGACGCGTGA
- a CDS encoding globin domain-containing protein has protein sequence MIVEYIRYQLPEHSTDEFEKAYSHAAAALRRSPNCLSFELARCVEASVQYILRIEWDSVAGHLDGFRRSPEFREFLARIGPYVEHIEEMRHYSPTAVAGPGGGAPEPPTLYEWAGGAEAFERLLTRFYETVVEDDLLAPLFAGMNPAHAHHVAMWLGEVFGGPAEYTEKRGGYENMLAHHVGRAISERQRRRWVSLLVDAADEVGLPGDPEFRAAFVGYVEWGTRLAVENSAPGATPMPHAPVPRWGWGVAPPWQPS, from the coding sequence GTGATCGTCGAGTACATTCGGTACCAGCTACCAGAACACAGCACTGACGAGTTCGAGAAGGCTTATTCACACGCCGCGGCGGCGCTCAGGCGGTCGCCGAACTGCCTGTCGTTCGAGCTCGCCCGCTGCGTCGAAGCGAGCGTCCAGTACATCCTGCGCATCGAATGGGATTCGGTCGCCGGCCATCTGGACGGCTTCCGGCGGAGCCCGGAGTTCCGCGAGTTCCTGGCGCGGATCGGGCCGTACGTCGAACACATCGAGGAGATGCGGCACTATTCGCCCACGGCGGTCGCCGGGCCGGGCGGGGGAGCGCCCGAGCCACCCACCCTCTACGAATGGGCCGGCGGCGCCGAGGCCTTCGAGCGGCTCCTCACCCGCTTCTACGAGACGGTCGTCGAGGACGACCTTCTCGCGCCGCTGTTCGCGGGCATGAATCCGGCGCACGCCCATCATGTGGCGATGTGGCTCGGTGAGGTCTTCGGTGGTCCGGCCGAGTACACCGAGAAACGCGGCGGGTACGAGAACATGCTGGCCCACCACGTCGGGCGGGCGATCAGCGAACGGCAGCGCCGGCGGTGGGTGAGCCTGCTCGTCGACGCGGCGGACGAGGTGGGGCTGCCGGGCGATCCCGAGTTCCGGGCGGCGTTCGTGGGCTATGTCGAATGGGGGACCCGCCTCGCCGTCGAGAACTCCGCACCGGGCGCCACACCCATGCCGCACGCGCCGGTGCCGCGGTGGGGCTGGGGTGTCGCGCCGCCGTGGCAGCCGTCCTGA